AGGGCGCGCGGGTTGAGGTCGGTCGCCGTCACGCGCGTGGCGTGCTGGGCGGCGTGCAGCGCCTGGATGCCGGAGCCGGTGCCCAGGTCCAGCGCGGACGCGACCGGCGTGCGGACGGTGATGCCGGCGAGCGTCGTGGAGGCGCCGCCGACGCCCAGGACGACGCCCTCGTCGCGCTGTCCGATGCCGCCCGCCCCGCCGACCGCGCAGCCCAGGTCGGAGACGATGAACCAGTCCTCGCCGCCGGGGCCGCCGTAAGGCCGTACGTCCACGGTCGCGGCCACCTCGTCACCGCCCACGCGCGTGAGCCACCCGGCCTCCAGGGCCTCCTCGGCCGGGAGGACGGCCGCCACGCGCGCGTACGGCACCGGCTGCTGGAGCAGGAACAGCCGTACGAGCGTCTCCAGCGGGGTGTCCCCACGGGTCGCCCTCAGGGCGGGCACGGTCTCGCTGCGGGCCAGCGCCGCGTACGCGGGGGCGCCGAGCAGGTCGAGCAGCCCGTCGGCGGTGAAGGAGGCGGCCAGCAGCGCGTCCCGCAGGCGCGCGGCGATGTCGGTCCGGTCGGAAGCGGGCAGGGAAGCGAGTCCGGAGTCAGTCACGTCCCCATTGTGACCCGCGGCACCTTGCGCGGGCGGCCCGAGCGCACCCCGCCTCCGCCTGCCGTACGAGTGGCCCTGCGGGGTGTCCGGTCAGCCCGCCGACGGCGACGCCGAGGACGCCGGCGAGGCCGTGGCGGCGACCTTCTTGCAGCTGGCCTGCTGGGCGATGGCGTTCTTGACGTCACCCTGCTGGAGCTTCTCCAGCGCGGCGGTGCCGCTCTGGTGCTGCTTCTCCAGGTCCGTCATCTTCACGGCGATGTCGTGCAGCCCGGAGGCGAACTTGGCCTGGTCCTTGGTGTCCAGCGCGTCGACCTGCTTCTTCAGGTCGGCGTAGGAGGCGGACAGGCCGTCGAAGCTCTTCACGACGTCCTGCAGCCGCTGAGCGCCGTCCTGGACGCCGGGAGGCGCGCCCGCGCTCTTCACGGCGGTGGCTATCGCCTTGTAGCCGTCGGCCATGTCCTGGAAGGCCTGCGAGTCCGTCTTCTGGAGCGTCTCGGGCTTGGCGGTGTCCGCGGCCGTCGTGCTGATCGCCGCGTTCGCCGCCTTGATCTTCGCGTCCTGTGCGGGCACCGCGTCGCACACCGACTTGGCCCAGGCGACCAGCTTGGGGTCGGGCCCCTTGTCGCCGCCGCTGCTGCATCCCGTCAGCGCCACCATCAGTACCGCACCGCCGGACAGTGCGGCCGTGAGCTTCTTGTTCACCGGATTGGTCCCTTCCATGGCTCTCGGCCCACGGACCCTACACGGCGGACGCACACCTTCCGCACCCCGTACGCCCCCCAAGGCGCCCTTTGTGATCCTTTACACCATGAGAGAGAAGGCTCACCACGTGGGCGAGCCCACAGGCGCCCCCGGACGGACCGCGGGACGGCGGCGGGCGGGCGGCGCGTCAGCACGCGCCGCCCGCCCGGCCGTTGAACAGGCACTTCCCGGAAGGGTCAGGAAACCACCGCCGTGTTCGGTGAGTTGGAGACCCGTTCGGCGCTGTCGTCGTCGCCGACCGCGATGCCGCGCCGCTTGGAGACGTACACCGCGACGACGATCACGGCCAGCGCGAGGATCGCGACCCCGATCCGTACGCCGAGGTTCTTGTCGCTGCCGTAGGAGAACTTGATGACCGCGGGAGCGATCAGCAGCGACACCAGGTTCATGACCTTCAGCAGCGGGTTGATCGCCGGGCCCGCGGTGTCCTTGAAGGGATCGCCGACGGTGTCGCCGATCACCGTGGCCGCATGGGCCTCGCTGCCCTTGCCGCCGTGGTGGCCGTCCTCCACCAGCTTCTTGGCGTTGTCCCAGGCGCCGCCGGAGTTGGCCAGGAACACCGCCATCAGCGTGCCCGCGCCGATCGCGCCGGCGAGATAGGAGCCCAGCGAGCCGACGCCGAGCGTGAACCCGACGAAGATCGGCGCCATCACGGCGAGCAGACCGGGCGTGGCCAGCTCCCGCAGGGCGTCCTTGGTGCAGATGTCGACGACCTTGCCGTACTCGGGCTTCTCTGTGAAGTCCATGATCCCGGGCTTCTCACGGAACTGCCGCCGCACCTCGAACACCACCGAACCGGCCGATCTCGACACGGCGTTGATGGCCAGTCCGGAGAAGAGGAAGACGACCGCGGCGCCCGCGATGAGGCCGACGAGGTTGTTGGGCTGCGAGATGTCCAGGGACAGGCTGAGCGGCGCCCCCGGCCCGGTGAGCTTCTCCCCGACGTCCTGCACGTTGGTGGTGATCGCGTCGCGGTACGACCCGAACAGCGCCGACGCGGCGAGTACGGCGGTGGCGATGGCGATGCCCTTGGTGATGGCCTTGGTCGTGTTGCCGACCGCGTCCAGGTTGGTCAGCACCTGCGCGCCCGCGCCCTCGACGTCGCCGGACATCTCGGCGATGCCCTGCGCGTTGTCGGAGACGGGGCCGAAGGTGTCCATGGCGACGATCACGCCGACCGTGGTGAGCAGGCCGGTGCCGGCCAGCGCCACCGCGAACAGCGCCAGCATGATCGACGTACCGCCGAGCAGGAACGCGCCGTACACGCCGAGCCCGATGAGCAGCGCGGTGTAGACGGCGGATTCCAGGCCCACCGAGATGCCGGACAGCACGACGGTGGCCGGGCCGGTCAGGGACGTCTTGCCGATGTCCCTGACCGGGCGGCGGCTGGTCTCGGTGAAGTAGCCGGTCAGCTGCTGGATGACGGCGGCGAGCAGGATGCCGATCGCCACCGCGACCAGGGCGAGGATCCGCGGATCGCCGTCCTTGGCCCGGATCGCCGCGTCGGAGACGCCCTTGAGGGCCGAGTACTTCGACGGCAGGTAGACGAAGACCGCGATCGCCACCAGCGCGAGGGAGATCACCGCGGAGATGAAGAAGCCGCGGTTGATCGCCGTCATGCCGCTGCGGTCGGCGCGCCGCGGGGCGACCGCGAAGATGCCGATCATCGCCGTGACGACGCCGATCGCGGGCACCAGCAGCGGGAAGGCGAGGCCGGAGTTGCCGAAGGCGGCCTTGCCGAGGATCAGGGCGGCCACCAGGGTCACGGCGTACGACTCGAACAGGTCGGCCGCCATGCCCGCGCAGTCGCCGACGTTGTCGCCCACGTTGTCGGCGATGGTCGCGGCATTGCGCGGATCGTCCTCCGGAATGCCCTGCTCGACCTTGCCGACCAGGTCGGCGCCGACGTCGGCGGCCTTGGTGAAGATGCCGCCGCCCACACGCATGAACATGGCGATCAGGGCGGCGCCGAGGCCGAAGCCCTCCAGCACCTTCGGAGCGTCGGCCGCGTACACCAGCACCACGCAGGAGGCGCCCAGCAGGCCGAGCCCCACCGTGAACATGCCGACGACGCCGCCCGTGCGAAATGCGATCTTCATCGCGGTGTGCGAGACGGTGGTGAGATCCTTTTGCGGTTCGCCTGGTGCCGGGGTGGCTTCGCGGGCGGCCGCGGCGACGCGCACATTGCTGCGCACGGCGAGCCACATGCCGATATAGCCGGTGGCCGCCGAGAACGCGGCGCCGATCAGGAAGAACACCGAGCGTCCGGCACGCTGATTCCAGTCGTCCGCGGGCAGCAGCATGAGCAGGAAGAACACGACGACGGCGAATACGCCGAGCGTGCGCAACTGCCGCGCGAGATACGCCTTCGCGCCTTCCTGGACCGCCTCGGCGATCCGCTTCATGCTGTCGGTGCCCTCGCCGGCCGCCAGCACCTGGCGCACCAGGATCCCCGCGACGACCAGTGCGGCCAGGGCGACCGCCGCGATGACGGCCACGATGATCCGGTTGTCGTCGGTCAGGACTGCGGCTGCGAGGGATGTGAGGTGACCCGATTGAGGGGTAGAAAGCCCCGCCATTCGTCCTCCTTGACGCTTGGGCTGAGCTCAAGATGTGGGGATTCTAGGTACCTCAGTGTGATCTAAACAGGGCGCGGTAAACGGAATTAGCCTCCGGCGACTCATCGGCAAATGATCGAGATCTCGCCGGACAACCCGAATGGAGTAATGCCCTCAAGCCATTGACAATGATCGTGAATTCCTTCACGAATTGAGGGCAGTGCCGCAGGACGGCCGGAAAACACCGAGGGCCCTGCTCGGCAGGGCCCTCGTGACGTGGTGGTACGACGCTTCGGACGAGCGTGGTACGGCGCTTCAGACGAGCGTCGTGGCCGGTGGTGCGGTGGGCCAGGTCATGCGGATCAGACCACCGTCGTGCCCGGTGGTGACCTGGACGTCGTCGACGAGGCCGCTGATGACCGCGAGGCCCATCTCGTCCTCCTCGACCTCCGCGTCGCCGTCCTGCCCACCGGGCGCGCCGCCCGGAGCGGCGTGCGGCGCCTCGTCGCCGACCTCGATGGAGAACTGTTTCTCCTCTTCGATCAGCGCCACCTTCACCGGCGCGGTGATGCCGCTGCTCTGATGCAGTCCGACGGCACGCGAGCAGGCCTCGCCGACGGCGAGCCGGACCTCGTCGAGGACGGCCTCGTCCACCCCGGCCCTGCGTGCCACCGCGGCCGCCACCAAGCGGGCGGTCCGGACGTGCTCCGGCAGCGCGCTGAAGCGGAGTTCGACGGTGGCCATGCATCCCCCTCGCGACTACGGGCGTGCGGTCGGGGGCGGGGCCGCCGAGAGCCCGCACCCCCTGCTGTGCTTCTGTGCCCCGGGCCGCTCGGGGGCCCGGGACGGAATCGGTCGACGCGCCGGCCGCGAACGCCGCGGGCCGGACGGGACCGGCCGACGTCCGGACTCCCCGCAGGAGCCGGGCGCCGGTGACCGGTCCGGGGTCAGTCGGTGGCCGCCACCGCTTCCTCGACCGAGGTGTGGATCGGGAACACCTTGGTGAGGCCGGTGATGCGGAAGATCTTGAGAATGCGCTCCTGGTTGCAGACCAGGCGCAGCGAGCCCTCATGGGCACGCACCCGCTTCAGGCCGCCGACCAGCACGCCGAGCCCGGTGGAGTCGAGGAAGTCCACGCCCTCCATGTCGACGACGAGGTGGAAATTGCCGTCGTTCACCAGCTCGACCAGCTGCTCGCGCAGCTTTGGCGCGGTGTATACATCGATTTCGCCACCGACCTCGACGACCGTACGATC
This genomic interval from Streptomyces sp. NBC_00557 contains the following:
- a CDS encoding small secreted protein — translated: MEGTNPVNKKLTAALSGGAVLMVALTGCSSGGDKGPDPKLVAWAKSVCDAVPAQDAKIKAANAAISTTAADTAKPETLQKTDSQAFQDMADGYKAIATAVKSAGAPPGVQDGAQRLQDVVKSFDGLSASYADLKKQVDALDTKDQAKFASGLHDIAVKMTDLEKQHQSGTAALEKLQQGDVKNAIAQQASCKKVAATASPASSASPSAG
- a CDS encoding sodium-translocating pyrophosphatase, with the protein product MAGLSTPQSGHLTSLAAAVLTDDNRIIVAVIAAVALAALVVAGILVRQVLAAGEGTDSMKRIAEAVQEGAKAYLARQLRTLGVFAVVVFFLLMLLPADDWNQRAGRSVFFLIGAAFSAATGYIGMWLAVRSNVRVAAAAREATPAPGEPQKDLTTVSHTAMKIAFRTGGVVGMFTVGLGLLGASCVVLVYAADAPKVLEGFGLGAALIAMFMRVGGGIFTKAADVGADLVGKVEQGIPEDDPRNAATIADNVGDNVGDCAGMAADLFESYAVTLVAALILGKAAFGNSGLAFPLLVPAIGVVTAMIGIFAVAPRRADRSGMTAINRGFFISAVISLALVAIAVFVYLPSKYSALKGVSDAAIRAKDGDPRILALVAVAIGILLAAVIQQLTGYFTETSRRPVRDIGKTSLTGPATVVLSGISVGLESAVYTALLIGLGVYGAFLLGGTSIMLALFAVALAGTGLLTTVGVIVAMDTFGPVSDNAQGIAEMSGDVEGAGAQVLTNLDAVGNTTKAITKGIAIATAVLAASALFGSYRDAITTNVQDVGEKLTGPGAPLSLSLDISQPNNLVGLIAGAAVVFLFSGLAINAVSRSAGSVVFEVRRQFREKPGIMDFTEKPEYGKVVDICTKDALRELATPGLLAVMAPIFVGFTLGVGSLGSYLAGAIGAGTLMAVFLANSGGAWDNAKKLVEDGHHGGKGSEAHAATVIGDTVGDPFKDTAGPAINPLLKVMNLVSLLIAPAVIKFSYGSDKNLGVRIGVAILALAVIVVAVYVSKRRGIAVGDDDSAERVSNSPNTAVVS
- a CDS encoding ATP-binding protein; the protein is MATVELRFSALPEHVRTARLVAAAVARRAGVDEAVLDEVRLAVGEACSRAVGLHQSSGITAPVKVALIEEEKQFSIEVGDEAPHAAPGGAPGGQDGDAEVEEDEMGLAVISGLVDDVQVTTGHDGGLIRMTWPTAPPATTLV
- the bldG gene encoding anti-sigma factor antagonist BldG, which encodes MDLSLSTRTVGDRTVVEVGGEIDVYTAPKLREQLVELVNDGNFHLVVDMEGVDFLDSTGLGVLVGGLKRVRAHEGSLRLVCNQERILKIFRITGLTKVFPIHTSVEEAVAATD